TACCATCCAAAACAGTTAACTTTCCAGTTGTTATTGTTAAGTTACCTGAATTTCCAGGACCTTCACTGCGGCTACTCAAGCTACTTCCAGTCAATTCCACTGACTCTGGAGCATTGATAGTCGCATCCCCGCCTTGACCCGCACCACGAGTTGCGGTTGATAGTTGTGCTCCATTGCTGAGAATCAACCTTTGAGTGGTAATAGTCAAATTTCCAGCATTTCCTGCATTGCGGTTATCCGTAGATTTACTTTCAGCAAACAAGCCACTGGAGTTTTCCCCATCAGTTGTAGTACCAGTTGCCTTAACAAATTCAGTAGCACGAACTGTTAAAGTTCCAGCATTTCCCAGACTACTCGTGTCACTCAACAATTGCCCACCATTACTGAGAGTTAATTGCTTGGTATCAATAGTCAAATCCCCAGCATTGCTCTTACCCACGGTTCTAGTTGAAATTGCCCCAAAATCACCACTGACACTTAATTTCTCTGTTTCGACAGTTATATTACCACCTCTCCCCGTTGCTTGAAATTCAACACCAGCAACAATCAAGGAGTTATTTAGAGTTATGGCATCAGGCGATCGCACCACAACATTCCCGCCATTTTTGGCACCCAGCGTATTCGCAAAAATCAACGAGTCCTGCATATTTAGCTGAGAGGTTTGTACTTGAACTTCTCCACTACCTTCACCACTGGTATTTACAATTGCAAACTGGGAGAGTTGGATCTTCGCAAAGTTTTGTACACCCTCATATTCTAAGTTCCAACTATTGTCTGTCTGTTTTAGGTTAACCAAACCTCCGCCAGCAACACTACCCAGATCGATTCGTCCCCCAGGTGCAGTCAGTACGCCACCCTCCAGTACGACATCTCCACCTACCAATGCTAAATTTTGACCATCAAGAACCTGAAGCCCGTTGATAGAGCGAAATGGAAAACCGTTGAGAGTAGAGCCTATTACTGTAGTGTTGGCAGTAGAGCGGTTGATGATTGCTGGACTGGTAAGAGCGTTGAAAAAGAGGGCAGAGGGACTAACTGTGAGTAGATTGCTCGTTGGTTGAGAGGCACTAAACAGTCCCGTATCTCCCAAACGAATTGCATTGGCAGTTGTTGCCATAAATGAACCACCAACATCTAGACTGGCATTTTTTCCAAAGATAATTCCATTGGGATTAATGAGAAACAAGTTCGGCTGAGATCCGCCAAAAGTGCCAAGAGTACCTAAAATCTCTGAGGGATTGCGACCTGTAACTCGTGCCAGGATATTCTGAATATTAGCGCTAGGGCTTAAAAAATAGGCTCCTCTACCTTGACTGACATTAAATTCTTGGAAACTATGAAATAGATTGGTATCTCGAATTGCTCCACCATCAATGACATCAATAGGAAAGCCAACGCTATCGAAAGGAACAACAAGAGACTTTTCATCATTACCCAACGTACCATCTGGTATGATGTTACTGCTTTGAGCAAAGGCAAATTGTTCTGAGCAGGCGATCGCACTTACAAATCCCAGCCAACCCGCTAGCTTTAGATACCAATATCCATCAAACCAGCTTTTATTAATCACGGTACTTGCTCAAACAATTCAGTAGTTTCTACTACATTTTTTGCCAGTCACGCAGAAAATATAGGTAAGTATTAGAATAAACATAATGTTGTACTCACAACTTAAATCATTAATAATTATTTATCTATATCAATTCTAAAAAATCATTGGTGAAAAGTTAGATGCCAGACTTCTCAAAGAAATCGGGTATCTGGACACCGCAAACACGCGATACGGCTTTAGCGTTGAAATTATTTTGAAATTGTATTGCCATTAAACTATCAAAAATTTGAAGTGGTATACCTAAGCTACCTCCACTGGAGAACATATTAATTTTCAAGATAGGGAAAGCTGCGGAGTAAGACATTCACTGTTTCTGCTTAGTTAAGAGCAATTTTAAGAAGAATCGATTGCCGAAAACTGCACCTTACTCCCTTTCCGCCACAAGATTACCGATCTTCTTCTCTTTCTTCGCGTACTGTGCCTCCAACGTCTGCACGCTATGCGATGCCGTTCGGCGCTGGAGGCGATCGCACTCTGCATTGTCAAGGACAGTAGCCGCCTGATTCAGAAAATAGTTATAATTTATAATGTCATTTTGTGGTTACATAGGATGCAAGTATGGAACGAGAAGCTGTAACTATCCGCATTCCTGCCGATCTACTCGAGCAAGCAAAGCAGTTTCGAGAAGGCAGTGAGTCTTTTAACGAGATGGTTGTCGAAGCGCTCGCCTGCGAGGTGCGACGACGGCGAGCGCTGGCAGCACATCAGCGCATTGTGGCTCGTAGTGCCGAAGTAGAAGCCAAAACAGGAATTCAATCAAGTTCTGTGGACTTGATTCGTCAGCTTAGAGCTGGTGAGGGACGGCGTGACTAAGTGTATTGACACTAGCGTTTGGATTCCTTATCTGGTACCTGAGACACTGCAACCCCAAGCCAGAAACTTGATCGTTCCCTTGCTGACATCGAATGAGCGTTTGGTTGCTCCAGCATTTGCATGGGCTGAAGTTGGCTCAGTATTGCGAAAAAAAGTAAGGTTGGGGGCAATTACCGTAGCACAGGCAGAGGGGTTTTATGATGACTTCTGCCAAATGCCGATTGACTACCTGGATAACAATGCTATCCGTGCAAAAACATGGGCGATCGCCCAACAGTTCTCCTTGGCAACTTTGTATGATGCAGCTTTTCTTGCAGTTGCCTCTCTAGAATCTGCCCAATTCTGGACAGCAGATGAATCTTTGCTCAATACGCTTACACCTTGTCCAGGATATGTCCAAAAACTGGAAGCTTAAATCTTCAAACTGAAGTACGTGAGACTGAGCTAGAGCGCTAGTTAAAACCTGTCCAAACTTAAGCATTAATGTACTTAAGGGGAGGAAAACCAAGAGCGCAGGGTTTTTGACGGATATGAGGAGTCATTAAGACTTGCACGATACCGTATCTTCGCGAAGGAGAGATACTTGTTTGCCGTAGCGAGCCCGTGCATCCGACCGTTAGTCGGAACCTTTTTGTTTGAACCACAAAAGTAAAACTTGTTGCGATTAAAACCGCCAACAGTGTTACTTTTTTTGGCTACCTTTGCCCAAGCGCCCGACCTTAGCATATCCTCTGGCTTTCTAAAGTAGGAACGAACAGACGAGGGTACTTTCTCAGCTCTGCCTTGAGAGCGACGTGCTATGACCAATGCTGCTGCACATCCAGAACTCAAGGCATACATTTTCAGATACTTTGTCACCCCAATAATTGACGTATAGGCGGGGTCAACCAAAATCAACTCCACACCAAATCTCGAGCATCGAGTCTCAATCATTTGATGGAATTGACTGTAAGCCATATTCGAAAGCATCCGTGCATACTTCACACCCAATTCCTTCATGGATGCTTTCTTTTTAGTAAAATCCAAATTTTCAATGACGACTGGAACACCGTGGTGAGATGCAATTCTCACTATCTCGGCGACAGCTTTTCCGATTACGTCCTTCGTCTGTTTAGACCTTTTATCCTGTACATTGATTTTAATGGAACCGTGCCGTTTTAAATTCCCATGTCTGTCGATGACCGTCCAGTCAATGCTACCTGGGTTAAAGTCTACTCCGAAAGCGCCGTTGGCAAGAGAAGACTCTATCTTAGCTGGTTGAACATTAACTGTGGCATTGATATATAAGCTACCATCTTTATCGACTATCTCGTAAGTTACTGGCTGTTCACTTCCATTCCTAGCAATTTCAAACTTTTCCCCATCTTTTCCCTTACGAGTTGACTTGATAACCGTTGGTTTGATGGCATCCGTTAGCCATTGACCCTCTCGGTGAAACTTGATTTCATGTAGGGTAACGCGATCGCCGTACTTGCTTTGTAGACTTGGTGAAACAGTGATGGTTAGTGTCCCCAATTCGGGGTTATATCGTGCTAACTGATTCCCGAAGTGGAAGTTTTTAGAGCCAACGAAAAATGACCGACTACTACGAGATTTCTGCCAATCTTCTAACCAATCTTCATGAGAGCTATATCCGTTGGCTTCCAGATTATACTGAGCTTTGAATAGCTTACTGCTACCAAAGGTCACGGTAAACTTGCCGGAGTCCTTGGATTCTTTAAGTCGTTCTATTTTGGCGAGTAGCTTATTAATATGCTGCTCTTTGAAGTGAATCTGTTTCGTCAGATACTTGGCAGTGAGAGAGTGTCTGATTTCTACAGCTTTTTTAAGTTTCCCTCTCAGCTTACCTATCGACTTTCTAATTCCTTTTATTCGGGCATAATTATCATCAATGTACCTGTCTACTAATTCAGCCTGAGAACTGTACACAGCCGAGGCTTTGTTGTAGGCATTCTTCGCTTCAGAGTTCGACAGTCCGAACTCTGTTTCTAATTCTTTACAAATCAGCTTCTCTAACGAAGATTCCTTTTTTGTGGTCTTACCAATTTGGTTTCTTAATGAAAATCCCTTCCGTATAGCTTGCCCAAATATGGTATGATATTCATCTAAGTATTGGAGTCCTTTGGTATTAACTTCTATTTTGGGAATTGTCGTTTGTATTGTTACTTTAGGCAAGCTTATCACCTCCTCTTCTTAAAATTATCGTAACCTGATTATACATGAAATCATGTACAGTTTCCGCAAACTTTCTCAACCTCTGATTGAATTTTTAGAAAGGAGTGAATAGTGCTTTCACCCAAACTTGTCGAATAGTTATGGGCAAGTTTAGTAGACTTTAGCAAGCTTTGGTAAATTTTGGAAAGCTTTGAACAAGAAAACTGCTACTTAGTAATAGCCGATCGCAGAAGTAGTATGGACAACATAGATGTTGGGTTTCATAAAGTCAACCCAAGCTACAAGATCGGCGATCTCATTAGGGACAATTCATGAATTTCATGAATTGTCCCTACAGGGAATTATTCTTTGCAATTATTTAGTGGGGCTGGTTTAGGGAGACAAATTCAAGCTACACCTTGTGCTAGTGCCAATGCTCGTCTGACCGCCGCATCAGCATTGACAAATCCGCTACCGTATTCCGTATCGTATCCAGATGCGCCCAGATCGTAAGCTGTTTGTGAAAGAATTTGTTTGACTTGAGTTCCACTAAGATTGGGATTGGCGCTCCAGACTAAGGAAGCAACACCTGTGATATTTGGAGTGGCTGCAGAGGTTCCACTAAAGCGATCGCCACTACCAATGTAATAGTCAAACTGCACTGCACCTGTTGAATAGAAAATACCTCTGGTGGTGACAACTTCTGATGGTCCCATCTCGGTAATCTCATGGCGGGAAGGAAGTAATAGTACGCAATGCCTTATTTACCGTCCCAAAAATATTCAGTTAACCGTACTTACAATTGTCATAATTTTCCAGACGGTAATCATCAATTATTGGGTGATTAAAACCGAAGACCCGTAGATTTTATGAGCCATATTATAGGAATTGAAAGTAAACAAGACTGAATCACATAAATCACTTGTCCTAACTATGGCACTAATTCGTTACAATCCTTGGCAAGAACTAAACGACCTACAACGTCAAATGAATCGTTTGTTTGAGGAGACCAGAGTACCATCTACAGCCTTTGAAAGAGACTTTGTCAAAGTTCCTGCTGCTGAAATCACCCAAACAGATGATGCGATTCACTTAAAATTGGAAGTTCCAGGAGTAGAAGCGAAAGATTTGGATATACAAGTCACAGAAAATACTGTTTCTATCAGTGGCGATCGCAAGTCTGAAAATAAGACTGAAGAAAAAGGTATGACTCGGACTGAATTCCACTATGGTAAGTTTCAACGCGTCATTCCTTTACCAGCTAAGATTGAAAACACTAACGTTGTGGCAGAATACAAGGATGGTATCCTGAACCTAACGCTTCCTAAGACTTTACAGGAGAAAAACAAAGTCGTCAAAGTTAATCTAGAGCAGGCTAGTACATAATTTAGCCCAGACCATAAACGCAATCGAGTTGTAATCACCTAACTGTTGGAAAGCCCAGTCTCGATCAATTGTGACTGGGCTTTGCCATACAAGCGAATGAAGGGATTCGTTAACTTAACGGTGAAAAAGATTATTAAAATTTTTGAATTTTGTCCCGAAGGCAGTAAATAACCGTGGTTATACGTAACATAGCAATCCTAAATCATTTGTAAAATTGTCTTTTCTCTCTTGTCTTGGCGCTCTTGGCGTCTTGGCAGTTGATAATTTTTACCGATTAAATAGGGCGGCTATACCCATTTTAATTAAATTTTATCAGAATACAAATTTACACGGGCTGCTATGAACAAGTTTTTGCCAATTCAATTGAGATTTAAGACCTATATCTTGTTAAGTTTAATAACGCTAGCACTGCTACCGCTTCTTCTTGGAGTTTCTACTCAGGCAAATGCTGAATCTGTGACAGAAGAAGTTGAAGTTCTATCGATTCCACCACAAGAAGCATATTATATAGAAGATAATATGCAAGAAACTTTTAGTAGCGATAAGCCTACTCCATATCCGGAGGAAAACTTGGATGATACCAATACGCCAACATATACGCCCGATGATTCAGAAAATATGGATAATTCTTTTGTAAATACCGATGAATTCAATTGAGCGAGTTTGACTGGAAAATATAACGTTGTTTTTAGCTTGGAAAGATCTCATTAGTCGCTTTTGGTTCCTTATTGGTCGATGTTCGTACCTGGTGAGAGGACTTCCACAATCAGTTCTGGCGCTCCTGTTAAATGTCCGGCATCGTCAAGTAAGATAGAGAGGCGTTCCTTGCTCACCCAGACTACATCAGGAATGACATTATCTGCATCAGTAAAAATGAGTCCTGGAGTGGGTACAGCCTCGCCCAAACCCGTTGACAACTACCAGACTACGCTGACTGGACTTAACCTTGGGGAGATTCAAGCGTTGTTTTTGCCCAAGCCTGCTCACTTATTAGCCGATTTAGGCTGGACTCAGGCGTTTGAGGCAGCCTTGCTCAAGCTTTTAGCTGCTCTACCCTCTGCCAATCGTCAGCAGGCGGAAGCAGTCAGTCAACGCATCCATCTCGATCCAACGGGCTGGCATCGGTGGGAAGAGGAAATGTCAGCGTTTCCAATTCTTCAAACAGCAATTTGGCAGGAGCGGCAACTATACCTTAGCTATGAGCGCAGCGATGGCAAACTATTAGAGCGGTTGGTCAATCCGTTGGGGTTAGTTGCTAAGGGCAGTGTCTGGTATTTAGTAGCTGCTGTGGAAGAGGACGTGCGTCAATATCGAATCTCACGGGTGCGCCATGCTGCGATCGCGTCTCACCCTTGTATTCGTCCGGCTAAGTTCAATTTAGCCGAGTATTGGCAACACTCGATGGCTGAGTTCCAAGCTAATCTACCCCAATATAAAGTTAAGGTACGTGTTGACCCAGAAGTCATGCCTCGATTGCGGTATGCTGGGTACTTTGCACGCATAGAGCAGATCGAGCCACTCGATGCTGATGGCTGGATTCCCGTCTCGATTCGCTTTGACTTGGAAGCAGAGGCTTGCGCCTATGTGTTGGGGTTTGGCACGCAAATGGAAGTGATTGAACCACCCCAATTGCGCGTTCGGATCTTGGAACTTGCATATGCTGCGATCGCCTTCCACACTGAATGCTTAGAAAAAATTAAGTAACATAGGAATATAATGTACACAGGAAATAAGAATATGCAAATTACAATCGAACTCCCCGACGAACTTGCCAATCAGCTCGAAGCCAGCCTCGGCGATCTGAATCGCCGTGCGCTAGAATCGTTCATTGTCGAAGCATATCGTCTCAAAATTCTTAGTGCTGCTGAAGTTCAACGTATTCTAAAGCTCCCCTCCCACCTAGCTACCGATGCTTTTCTCAAACAACATGGCGCATATCTTCACTATACTGAAGCTGACTTAGTACAAGACTTAGACAACCTCGAACGTGTGCTTAGCGAACGATGATTGTCATTTGCGACACCTCTCCTCTGTGCTACTTGTTATTAATTGGACAAGTTGGTATCTTACCGCAACTTTTTGGACGCATCATCATCCCTAATGCTGTTCGGGAAGAACTTTTAAATGAAAATGCTGATGCGATCGTCCAAAACTGGATTGCTCAACCTCCGAATTGGTTGGAAATTCACAAAGTTGAACATTTACTCTCAGATTTACCAAGCAAACTTGGTTCTGGCGAGTGCGAAGCCATTTCGTTAGCAGTCGCGTTAAAAGCAAATCTTCTCATCATGGATGATTGGGAAGCACGACAAGCAGCGAGTAATCGTGGATTCACAGTCACTGGACTGTTAGGTATCCTCTATCGTGCGGGAATGAGCGATCTACTTGATTTTCCCAATGCCATCTTTCAACTTCAATCTACAACTTTTCGAGCTTCGCCTTCTTTAATTGAGAGTTTCTTGAGCCGCTACAGACAGGAAAAACGTTAGTAGAAATTTTAGTGGAATATAAGCTTATATGAAAACTAACAATTTCCCGCATATGTTACCTAGACTTTCTGATCCCTGGCAGATAAGTAGTTATACACAGCGTCGCCATAAAATTCAAACACTAAATTACGGTTACAATGAGATTCAAGAAGCTCTCAATGCTTTAGAGCAATGCTTAGAAACTATTTCACTACTTACGCTTCCCCCTATAGAATCTATTCCAGAATCTATAAGGGAGTCTTGGGATTTTTCAACTGAAGAATTAGCAGAAAGGATGCCAACATTAGATGACTTCAAATTTAATCAAGTCACAGAATTTTTAAAAGAAGAAGCAGCTGAATCTATTTCTAGACAAATGATTGAGGATGTCGCATCATGGTGGATTTGGTCAGTAATACAAGATATTATTCAAGTAATTTTAAGATGGCTAGAAGACTCTTTGAGGAAGATAAATAATGATGTTTTAGTTTCACGTTTTATTAAGATTGCTCAACATTATTGGCTGCGTATTGAACCACGTTTAGCAGAATCTCTCTTAAGCCGTAGTGCTATCATAGGTGGGGAAAAAGCTTTACCTCTTCTTGAATCTGTAGAAACTAACACGCAAGCTTTGTCAAAAGTAAAAGCTACAGCACAAGATTATAAAGAATTGATATTAGGAGTTGGTCATAAAAATTCAAGTTGTGGTTAGGTAGGAACAGACCTACTTATCCGCGTAACAGATTGTAATCGGGAAGGTCAATTGTCAATGCAACAATGATACTATCTTTGTCCAAGAGTAGTTTGAACAGAGTGATCTATTTAAACACAATCGGCTGTAAGAGGTTAGCAATCAACTGCCGATCTGATTTTGAGGAGACTTTTATGGCTCAGTGTTGGCAGCGACAGAACTGGAAATTATTACTAGCAAGTACTCTTGTGCTTTTTGGAGTCAGTCCCAACTCTAGAAATTGTGTTCTAGCCCAGCTGACTCCAGATACCACTCTGGGTGCTGAAAGGTCTGTTGTTACTTCCAATGTTCCAATCGACAATCGGTTCATTGACCGGATTGACAGTGGAGCGATTCGAGGCATAAACTTATTCCATAGTTTTGATGAATTTAATGTTGGGAACCAACAAGGTGTATATTTTACCAATCCTGTTGGAATTCAAAACATTTTGAGTCGTGTGACGGGGAACAATCCCTCCAATATTCAAGGGACGCTCGGTGTATTGGGTAATGCCAATCTATTTTTAATAAACCCGAATGGAATTATCTTTGGGCAAAATGCCAGTCTGAATGTAAATGGTTCGTTTGTGGCGACAACAGCAAATGGGATTCAGTTTGGCAATTTAGGGATTTTTAGTGCTACAAATCCAGAAGTACCTTCATCGTTGCTGAGTGTTAATCCTTCAGCGTTGTTTTTTAATCAGATTAATCAAACAGCATCTATTCAAAATAATTCAATTGCAGATGCAGGAAAAGACCCTGCAGGTTTTGATGTATTTGGTTTGCGTGTTCCAGATGGCAAGAGTTTACTGCTTGTTGGTAGTAATATCAGCATGGATGGAGGAGAATTGAATGCTTATGGTGGGCGAATCGAGTTAGGAGGATTAGCAGCCCCTGGTAACGTAGCACTCTTGCTAGATGGTAATAATTTCAGGTTAAGCTTTCCTGAAAATGTTCCGCGAACGGATATATCCCTGACTAATGGAGTTGGGGTATATGTAGAAGCTGCTGGTGGTGGGAGTATTGCGGTTAATACCCGAAATTTAGAGATTTTGGAAGGGAGTCAAATTGTTGGAGGTATTGGACGAGGTTTAGGGACAACAGGAACTCAAGCAGGAAACATCACTGTCAATACCACAGGGCAAATAAAACTTGCAGGGACAAATAGTTTAATTTTCAACTCAGTTCAAGCAGAAGCAGTAGGTAATGCTGGAAATATAGACATCACGACAGGTTCACTATCAGTAAAAAATGGCGCTCAAATAAATAGCTTTACTCGCGGACGCGGGAATGCAGGAAATATCACGATTCATGCCAAGGATATAGTTACTTTTGATGGGAAAGATAGTAATGGAAATTCCAGTGCTTCATCAAGTAATGTTCTATCTGGTGGAGTGGGTAATGGTGGTAGTATAAATATTGCTGCAGGATCGCTGTCTCTGCTGAATGGTGGGGGATTACAGGTTGTTGTTAACGGAGCCTCTAATACGCGCCCAGGTGGGCAAGGTATTGGTGGGACTGTAAATATTAATGTTCGCGATGCATT
This genomic interval from Scytonema hofmannii PCC 7110 contains the following:
- a CDS encoding S8 family serine peptidase, with the translated sequence MGPSEVVTTRGIFYSTGAVQFDYYIGSGDRFSGTSAATPNITGVASLVWSANPNLSGTQVKQILSQTAYDLGASGYDTEYGSGFVNADAAVRRALALAQGVA
- a CDS encoding type II toxin-antitoxin system VapC family toxin, whose translation is MTKCIDTSVWIPYLVPETLQPQARNLIVPLLTSNERLVAPAFAWAEVGSVLRKKVRLGAITVAQAEGFYDDFCQMPIDYLDNNAIRAKTWAIAQQFSLATLYDAAFLAVASLESAQFWTADESLLNTLTPCPGYVQKLEA
- a CDS encoding Hsp20/alpha crystallin family protein, translating into MALIRYNPWQELNDLQRQMNRLFEETRVPSTAFERDFVKVPAAEITQTDDAIHLKLEVPGVEAKDLDIQVTENTVSISGDRKSENKTEEKGMTRTEFHYGKFQRVIPLPAKIENTNVVAEYKDGILNLTLPKTLQEKNKVVKVNLEQAST
- a CDS encoding UPF0175 family protein → MQITIELPDELANQLEASLGDLNRRALESFIVEAYRLKILSAAEVQRILKLPSHLATDAFLKQHGAYLHYTEADLVQDLDNLERVLSER
- a CDS encoding helix-turn-helix transcriptional regulator, whose translation is MPKPAHLLADLGWTQAFEAALLKLLAALPSANRQQAEAVSQRIHLDPTGWHRWEEEMSAFPILQTAIWQERQLYLSYERSDGKLLERLVNPLGLVAKGSVWYLVAAVEEDVRQYRISRVRHAAIASHPCIRPAKFNLAEYWQHSMAEFQANLPQYKVKVRVDPEVMPRLRYAGYFARIEQIEPLDADGWIPVSIRFDLEAEACAYVLGFGTQMEVIEPPQLRVRILELAYAAIAFHTECLEKIK
- a CDS encoding YlcI/YnfO family protein; the protein is MEREAVTIRIPADLLEQAKQFREGSESFNEMVVEALACEVRRRRALAAHQRIVARSAEVEAKTGIQSSSVDLIRQLRAGEGRRD
- a CDS encoding IS200/IS605 family accessory protein TnpB-related protein, translated to MPKVTIQTTIPKIEVNTKGLQYLDEYHTIFGQAIRKGFSLRNQIGKTTKKESSLEKLICKELETEFGLSNSEAKNAYNKASAVYSSQAELVDRYIDDNYARIKGIRKSIGKLRGKLKKAVEIRHSLTAKYLTKQIHFKEQHINKLLAKIERLKESKDSGKFTVTFGSSKLFKAQYNLEANGYSSHEDWLEDWQKSRSSRSFFVGSKNFHFGNQLARYNPELGTLTITVSPSLQSKYGDRVTLHEIKFHREGQWLTDAIKPTVIKSTRKGKDGEKFEIARNGSEQPVTYEIVDKDGSLYINATVNVQPAKIESSLANGAFGVDFNPGSIDWTVIDRHGNLKRHGSIKINVQDKRSKQTKDVIGKAVAEIVRIASHHGVPVVIENLDFTKKKASMKELGVKYARMLSNMAYSQFHQMIETRCSRFGVELILVDPAYTSIIGVTKYLKMYALSSGCAAALVIARRSQGRAEKVPSSVRSYFRKPEDMLRSGAWAKVAKKSNTVGGFNRNKFYFCGSNKKVPTNGRMHGLATANKYLSFAKIRYRASLNDSSYPSKTLRSWFSSP